One genomic region from Halobacteriovorax vibrionivorans encodes:
- a CDS encoding lytic transglycosylase domain-containing protein, whose protein sequence is MRKNGLLLLVLGQLLFSCISTEKDVPSPKEITESFSTEDENLDGADFSEEKIIARTAKHGAEFSSDQIVGSAVIEHPASHEIKTYFLYGAEHLNLENNYFDIPVVYNAAVKKWIKYFTGRGRGFFQRYSGRAGRYAPILSKVLKDNGLPQDLIFLAMAESGFQTKAKSWAKAVGPWQFMPYTGRRYGLEVNWYVDERRDPIKSSIAASKYLKKLYKQFGSWELAAASYNAGEGKMGRAIRRYRTKNFWKIRRGRYLKPETKNYVPKIMALAIIGKNLKSFGFEEIDWHEPLDFQEIQVPGGADLFKIAKDLNVEFDDLHYLNPEIQRWFTPPTHETYTLRVPVGKRETWAACCSAKKEEYIASQEVFQKYRVRGRKTRLDDVARKFKIKDKKVLTWLNDNYKSHRSRVPRGTYVTLPFRIGQSKKDNMYADLYDKPRKSVIRKRKYRNRIRVAKRRGKKISNPSQFYTVKRGDSLWSVSRKTGVSLDTLIVSNLKIIKKRQIRAGDRLVIR, encoded by the coding sequence CGTGCATCAGTACAGAAAAAGACGTTCCAAGTCCAAAAGAGATTACGGAGTCATTTAGTACTGAAGATGAGAATCTCGATGGTGCTGATTTCTCTGAAGAAAAGATCATTGCTCGAACTGCAAAACATGGTGCAGAGTTTTCTAGTGATCAAATTGTTGGTTCTGCTGTTATTGAGCACCCTGCAAGTCACGAAATCAAAACTTATTTCTTATATGGTGCTGAGCACTTAAATCTTGAAAATAATTATTTTGATATTCCTGTTGTTTATAATGCCGCTGTTAAGAAGTGGATTAAATATTTCACAGGAAGAGGACGAGGCTTCTTTCAAAGATATTCAGGAAGGGCCGGAAGATATGCGCCGATCCTCTCTAAAGTTCTAAAAGACAATGGACTTCCACAGGACTTAATCTTTTTAGCAATGGCCGAATCAGGATTTCAAACAAAAGCAAAGTCTTGGGCAAAAGCAGTTGGCCCATGGCAGTTCATGCCATATACAGGTCGTCGTTATGGCCTTGAGGTAAATTGGTATGTTGATGAAAGAAGAGACCCAATTAAGTCTTCAATCGCAGCATCAAAATACTTAAAAAAATTATATAAGCAATTTGGTTCTTGGGAGCTTGCCGCTGCATCTTATAATGCAGGTGAAGGTAAGATGGGAAGAGCGATAAGAAGATACCGAACAAAAAACTTTTGGAAGATAAGAAGAGGTCGATATCTAAAGCCTGAGACAAAGAATTATGTTCCAAAAATTATGGCATTGGCCATTATTGGTAAAAACTTAAAGTCATTTGGCTTTGAAGAAATCGATTGGCATGAGCCTCTTGATTTTCAAGAAATTCAAGTTCCTGGCGGAGCGGATTTATTTAAAATTGCAAAAGATTTAAATGTTGAATTTGATGATCTTCATTATTTAAATCCAGAAATTCAAAGATGGTTTACACCACCAACGCATGAAACATATACGCTTCGAGTTCCTGTAGGAAAAAGAGAGACGTGGGCAGCTTGTTGTTCAGCTAAAAAAGAAGAGTATATTGCTTCCCAAGAAGTCTTTCAAAAATATCGTGTAAGAGGTCGTAAAACTCGTCTTGATGATGTAGCAAGAAAGTTTAAAATCAAAGATAAGAAGGTTCTTACTTGGCTAAATGATAATTACAAGTCTCACCGCTCTCGTGTTCCAAGAGGAACTTATGTGACTCTTCCATTTAGAATTGGACAGAGTAAGAAAGATAATATGTATGCGGACCTATATGATAAACCTCGTAAGTCTGTCATTCGTAAAAGAAAATATCGTAACCGTATCCGTGTCGCTAAGAGACGTGGGAAAAAGATCAGTAATCCATCACAATTCTACACTGTGAAAAGAGGAGATTCTCTCTGGTCTGTTTCTCGTAAAACGGGAGTTAGCCTAGATACACTAATTGTCTCTAACCTAAAAATCATTAAGAAGAGACAAATTCGTGCAGGTGACCGCCTAGTGATTCGCTAA